A stretch of the Chitinophaga sp. Cy-1792 genome encodes the following:
- a CDS encoding DUF4397 domain-containing protein produces the protein MLTKKNRVWAIIVLIAATMGLTSCLKNNIDTTPTRPRYWMYVLNASTFSTGIDFYDNGIKGNTNGAFNFDNKSTYSGYGGEHTYKINAYGKDSTLTSSTKQLDSTSYYTFLIFDATDNTVRSSFVYNDLSTCSPTAINFRFFNLSKSLGPVDVYLGSQKILSSQTFNNGYFEPTFQQLSNISDPSSMSIKLAGTDSVVAKNTNLFFSIGTGGVYTAYISGTPNSTGTDKLVCNTIPGYLNNY, from the coding sequence ATGCTGACTAAGAAAAATCGCGTTTGGGCTATCATTGTGCTGATAGCTGCCACCATGGGACTGACCTCCTGCCTGAAAAACAATATTGATACAACACCTACCAGACCAAGGTACTGGATGTATGTCCTCAATGCTTCTACCTTCAGCACCGGGATAGACTTTTATGACAACGGTATTAAAGGTAACACCAACGGTGCTTTCAACTTCGACAACAAATCAACTTATAGTGGTTATGGCGGAGAACATACCTATAAAATAAATGCTTATGGTAAAGATTCGACGTTGACTTCCTCTACCAAACAGCTGGATTCGACCAGCTATTATACTTTCCTCATTTTTGACGCCACTGATAATACGGTAAGATCTTCTTTTGTCTATAACGATCTTAGCACCTGTTCTCCTACTGCTATCAATTTTCGCTTCTTTAACCTGAGTAAGTCCCTTGGCCCTGTCGATGTTTACCTGGGTTCACAGAAAATATTAAGCAGCCAGACTTTCAACAACGGTTACTTTGAGCCCACCTTCCAGCAGCTGAGCAATATCAGTGATCCGTCTTCTATGTCGATCAAACTGGCTGGTACAGATAGTGTTGTAGCAAAAAACACCAACCTGTTCTTCAGCATTGGTACCGGCGGCGTTTACACTGCCTACATTTCCGGTACGCCTAACAGCACCGGTACAGACAAGCTCGTATGTAATACCATTCCAGGGTACCTGAATAACTATTAA
- a CDS encoding serine hydrolase, translated as MQTLHYRTTDNFPESWWRRKKGITAAIFSHPERFRLQVIYTQIDRDEQQRARFTDYCFRSQPGEYSYPASTVKLPAAILAMEKLRMLNIPGLDLHTPLTINGLPGINPGVAADRSARNGLATLAHYIKKIFLISDNDAYNRLYEFLGQETFNRRLWECGYPDIQIRHRVGLPLHEAANRHTNSFQFRHDDQVIYEQPETISQLEFLPRHDFAGNSHIDHTGSLEHRPMDFSIRNRLPLSCLHDIMKRIFFPGHVTNRPGFRLTDSDYQFLYRCMSQYPTDSADPVYDPKQYHQAYVKFLLYGGQKSAEIPAGIRIFNKPGWAYGFLTDTAYIVDLSKKIEFLLSATLYVNKDGVIGNDHYEFEETGKPFLRALGEMIYEHESERPRKIIPDLSRYQPQV; from the coding sequence ATGCAAACCCTTCATTATCGCACAACAGATAATTTCCCGGAAAGCTGGTGGAGGAGAAAAAAAGGCATAACTGCGGCCATTTTCAGCCACCCGGAACGTTTCCGGCTCCAGGTAATTTATACACAAATTGACCGGGACGAGCAACAACGGGCCCGATTTACGGACTATTGCTTCCGGAGTCAACCCGGAGAATATAGTTACCCGGCTTCGACCGTAAAGCTGCCTGCAGCCATCCTAGCCATGGAAAAGCTTCGTATGCTCAATATTCCCGGGCTGGACCTTCACACACCATTGACTATCAATGGACTGCCAGGAATTAATCCCGGCGTGGCGGCAGACAGGTCTGCCCGGAACGGCCTGGCGACGCTTGCACACTATATTAAAAAAATATTCCTCATCAGCGACAATGATGCCTATAACCGGCTATATGAATTCCTGGGGCAGGAGACCTTTAACCGCCGCCTCTGGGAATGTGGCTATCCGGATATACAGATCCGCCACCGGGTTGGATTGCCGCTTCATGAAGCCGCCAACCGGCATACCAACAGCTTTCAGTTCCGGCATGACGACCAGGTAATTTATGAACAGCCCGAGACGATCAGTCAGCTGGAATTCCTTCCCCGACATGACTTCGCCGGTAATAGTCATATCGATCATACCGGCAGCCTGGAACACCGCCCTATGGATTTTTCCATCCGGAACCGGCTGCCCCTCTCCTGTCTCCATGATATCATGAAAAGAATTTTTTTTCCGGGACATGTAACAAATAGACCAGGGTTCCGTTTAACGGACAGCGACTACCAGTTTTTGTATCGTTGCATGTCGCAATACCCGACGGACTCAGCCGATCCGGTTTATGATCCGAAGCAGTACCATCAGGCCTATGTCAAGTTCCTGCTATATGGCGGACAAAAAAGCGCTGAAATTCCAGCTGGCATAAGAATTTTCAATAAACCAGGCTGGGCATATGGATTTTTGACAGACACGGCTTATATTGTTGATCTGAGTAAAAAGATAGAGTTTCTGCTTTCCGCTACCCTCTATGTCAACAAAGACGGCGTTATCGGGAATGACCATTACGAATTTGAAGAAACAGGGAAACCATTTCTCCGGGCACTTGGAGAAATGATTTATGAACATGAATCAGAAAGACCAAGAAAAATTATACCTGATCTAAGCCGATATCAGCCACAGGTATAA
- the secDF gene encoding protein translocase subunit SecDF, with the protein MQLKGLVRFFAIALILISLYQLSFTFLVRNFEKKIEQQAKSDVAKQYPSAEQKYPGDSALQGFYADTLNGFVKERRQEIVDSTSNKEIAGFPWYVTYNKAKEKELNLGLDLVGGMNVVLEVSVEDVIRALSGQSKDPAFNRALDLAIEKRKSSQADFVTLFGQTYAQVAPEGKLANIFANAYQKDINFNSSNQQVLDMIRKESRAAIKNTYIVLQKRIDKFGVAQPNISLDENKGLISVELAGVDNAERVRKYLQATANLEFREVYKNSPDVFQNILSPMNEAIKNALGGSSLPGDTVAKAAADTATAVAANTKDTAKNGSLNDYLAKDSGKAAKGAKADTGLAAQDKALKEAQKQNPLFAILYPRIDQQTNQIIPSASVGVMLPKDTATFRRYLNLPSVMAVLPKDAVFVFGPENKTDKHGALEVYILKINPANPAPRVGGERIVDARQDFDQNNQAEISMVMDNQGAHEWRKLTNELTPSDPKNPATFNYIAVVLDNIVYSAPYIQGEIAGGRSQITGSFSVEEASDLANILKSGKMPAPAKIVQEQIVGPTLGAESIAAGAKSFIISFVIIFVLMLVYYNSAGWVANIALILNLLFTFGILSSLGATLTMAGIAGLVLTIGMAVDTNVIIFERIKDELTHGESYQSAIEKGYKRSLAPVLDGHVTSLLTAFILFYFGLGPVLGFATTQIIGLLLSLFCGILVSRMVTDWWTNKKRHFEYFTPVSRKVFKHAAFDFVGKRKIAYVISAVVMLAGVSSFFHGFDHGIDFSGGRSFTVRFEHPMSSDKVRAALKEEFGSEPYVKTIGNTNQLNITTSYKIEEQSLQVDKEVTDKLYHGLKQFYGASVTPEAFTSRYIVGSQTVSPTISDDLRAGAVKATVLSIVVIFLYILLRFSKWQYSIGTIFSLLHDVLVTLAVFSWCRSFVPFTLEIDQHFIAAILTVIGFSMNDTVIVFDRIREYFRTGAHGRDRDTVINKAINDTLSRTVMTSLTVFLTILILFIFGGEVTRGFAFAMLIGVVTGTYSSIFVAAPVLVDFDKKNELANESDVINASAKKEVAK; encoded by the coding sequence ATGCAACTTAAAGGACTGGTAAGATTTTTTGCCATCGCACTGATCCTTATCTCTTTGTACCAATTGTCCTTCACGTTTTTGGTGCGGAACTTTGAGAAGAAGATAGAGCAGCAGGCCAAATCCGATGTGGCCAAACAGTATCCCTCCGCCGAGCAGAAATACCCTGGTGATTCTGCATTACAGGGCTTTTACGCCGACACGCTGAATGGATTTGTGAAAGAAAGAAGACAAGAGATCGTGGATAGCACCAGCAATAAAGAGATTGCAGGGTTCCCATGGTACGTAACCTACAACAAAGCAAAAGAAAAAGAACTGAATCTTGGTCTTGACCTCGTTGGTGGTATGAACGTAGTACTGGAAGTAAGCGTAGAAGACGTAATCCGCGCTTTATCCGGTCAATCTAAGGACCCCGCATTTAACAGAGCGCTGGACCTGGCAATTGAGAAAAGAAAATCCAGCCAGGCTGATTTCGTTACTTTGTTCGGGCAAACATATGCGCAGGTAGCTCCAGAGGGCAAACTGGCGAATATCTTCGCAAACGCTTATCAGAAAGATATCAACTTCAACTCCTCCAATCAGCAGGTGCTGGATATGATTCGTAAAGAATCTCGTGCTGCAATTAAAAATACCTATATCGTACTGCAAAAACGTATTGATAAATTCGGGGTAGCACAACCAAACATCAGCCTGGACGAAAATAAAGGTCTTATCTCCGTTGAACTGGCCGGTGTAGACAACGCAGAACGCGTTCGTAAATACCTGCAGGCTACTGCAAACCTGGAATTCAGAGAAGTTTACAAAAACAGCCCTGACGTATTCCAGAACATCCTCAGCCCAATGAACGAGGCTATCAAAAATGCACTCGGTGGCAGCTCCCTCCCTGGAGATACTGTTGCCAAAGCTGCTGCTGATACTGCCACCGCCGTTGCCGCCAACACTAAAGACACCGCTAAAAACGGTAGCCTGAACGATTACCTCGCGAAAGACTCAGGTAAAGCTGCCAAAGGTGCAAAAGCTGACACTGGCCTCGCTGCTCAGGACAAAGCCCTGAAAGAAGCGCAGAAACAGAACCCGCTCTTCGCCATCCTCTACCCAAGAATCGATCAGCAAACCAACCAGATCATTCCTAGTGCTTCTGTAGGCGTAATGCTGCCTAAAGATACCGCTACTTTCCGCCGCTACCTGAACCTGCCTTCCGTTATGGCTGTATTGCCTAAAGATGCAGTGTTCGTTTTCGGTCCTGAAAATAAAACCGATAAACACGGCGCACTGGAAGTGTATATCCTGAAAATTAATCCTGCAAACCCTGCTCCTCGCGTGGGTGGCGAAAGAATCGTTGACGCCCGTCAGGACTTTGATCAGAACAACCAGGCTGAAATCAGCATGGTAATGGATAACCAGGGTGCACACGAATGGAGAAAACTCACCAACGAGCTGACTCCTTCTGACCCTAAAAATCCAGCTACCTTCAACTACATCGCTGTTGTACTCGATAATATCGTTTACTCCGCTCCTTACATTCAAGGCGAAATCGCTGGTGGCCGCTCTCAGATCACCGGTAGCTTCAGCGTTGAAGAAGCAAGTGACCTGGCCAATATCCTGAAATCAGGTAAAATGCCAGCTCCTGCAAAAATCGTTCAGGAACAAATCGTAGGGCCAACCCTCGGTGCTGAATCTATCGCAGCAGGTGCCAAATCATTCATTATCTCCTTTGTCATCATCTTCGTACTGATGCTGGTGTACTATAACTCAGCTGGTTGGGTTGCGAATATCGCGCTGATCCTCAACCTCCTGTTTACTTTCGGTATCCTGTCTTCCCTGGGCGCAACGCTCACCATGGCTGGTATCGCAGGTCTGGTACTCACCATCGGTATGGCTGTGGATACGAACGTAATTATATTCGAAAGAATCAAGGATGAACTCACCCACGGTGAATCATACCAGTCAGCAATCGAAAAAGGTTATAAACGCTCCCTCGCTCCTGTACTGGACGGTCACGTTACTTCCTTACTGACTGCATTCATCCTGTTCTACTTCGGTCTTGGTCCTGTACTGGGCTTCGCAACTACCCAGATCATCGGTCTGTTGCTGTCCCTGTTCTGCGGTATCCTGGTTTCCCGTATGGTTACCGACTGGTGGACTAACAAGAAAAGACACTTCGAATACTTCACCCCGGTTTCCCGTAAAGTATTCAAACACGCAGCATTTGACTTCGTTGGTAAACGTAAAATCGCTTATGTTATCTCCGCTGTAGTAATGCTGGCAGGTGTTTCTTCCTTCTTCCATGGTTTCGATCACGGTATCGACTTCTCCGGTGGTCGTAGCTTTACCGTTCGTTTCGAACACCCAATGAGCTCCGACAAAGTTAGAGCTGCACTGAAAGAAGAATTTGGTTCTGAGCCGTATGTGAAAACAATTGGTAACACCAACCAGCTGAACATCACTACCTCTTACAAAATTGAAGAACAAAGTCTGCAGGTAGACAAAGAAGTAACCGACAAACTGTACCATGGCCTGAAACAATTCTATGGTGCATCTGTAACGCCTGAAGCATTCACCAGCCGTTATATCGTTGGTTCGCAGACCGTGTCGCCAACTATCTCCGATGACCTCCGCGCCGGTGCCGTTAAAGCTACCGTGCTGTCCATCGTGGTAATCTTCCTGTACATCCTGCTGCGATTCAGCAAATGGCAATATTCTATCGGTACTATCTTCTCCCTCCTGCACGACGTACTCGTTACCCTGGCAGTGTTCTCCTGGTGCAGAAGCTTCGTTCCGTTCACACTGGAAATTGACCAGCACTTTATCGCCGCTATCCTCACCGTGATAGGGTTCTCGATGAACGATACCGTTATCGTATTCGACCGTATCCGTGAATACTTCAGAACCGGCGCCCATGGCCGCGACCGTGATACCGTAATCAACAAAGCGATCAACGATACCCTCAGCCGTACAGTGATGACTTCTCTGACTGTATTCCTGACCATCCTGATCCTCTTCATCTTCGGTGGTGAAGTAACCCGCGGTTTCGCATTCGCAATGCTCATCGGTGTTGTTACCGGTACTTACTCTTCTATCTTCGTTGCTGCACCAGTACTGGTAGACTTCGACAAGAAGAACGAACTGGCTAACGAAAGCGATGTAATCAACGCTTCTGCCAAAAAAGAAGTAGCTAAGTAA
- a CDS encoding iron-sulfur cluster assembly accessory protein yields the protein MDAGLLVPVQFTPAAQAMVKQLLTSMATAPYLRIGVKGGGCSGMGFMIGFDEMGADDNLFEVDGIPVIIKKAHSMYLAGMQVDYQENESGSGFVFNTPQ from the coding sequence ATGGACGCAGGTTTATTAGTTCCCGTTCAGTTTACACCAGCGGCGCAGGCTATGGTAAAGCAGTTGCTGACGAGTATGGCTACTGCTCCTTACCTACGTATAGGCGTGAAAGGTGGCGGCTGTTCCGGGATGGGTTTTATGATTGGATTTGATGAAATGGGTGCGGATGATAATTTATTTGAGGTAGATGGAATACCGGTGATTATCAAGAAAGCGCATAGTATGTACCTGGCGGGCATGCAAGTCGATTACCAGGAAAATGAGTCTGGTAGTGGGTTTGTGTTTAACACACCGCAGTAA
- a CDS encoding M48 family metallopeptidase has translation MKKFPVLLLLAGLCNTAFAQSTNQTKALTLKQAAVKLMDNGQTDSSLLLLRQAAALDPSNLDIPYETGYAFYLAKQPDSTVAVLTDLLKKKQDTQIYEMLGNAYDDLNQNEKAVEAYGKGLEIEPKNGRLMLNMGILFLRQDSTSRAMDWFEKGIAANPEFPSNYYWASKILAANEKYIWALLYGEIFQLNEPSGNRKNKISELMYNIYKSQITLTDSGASVKLNRQLVLNMDDLLNKKKQKNFKLPFEANYEMAVSVAVAIPAALSGQKEMSLAMVAEIRSSFIKFYYSKNMDKNYPNALLDWQKKIDDAGLTEPYSFYLMRYGNIDEFNSWVANGGEAKLHSLASFLHDNGLELNSSNYLHWGMYQ, from the coding sequence ATGAAGAAGTTCCCTGTATTACTACTCCTGGCAGGCTTGTGCAATACCGCCTTTGCGCAATCTACCAATCAAACCAAAGCGCTTACGCTCAAGCAGGCTGCTGTCAAACTAATGGACAATGGCCAGACAGACTCCTCCCTGCTGCTATTACGACAGGCAGCAGCGCTGGACCCTTCCAACCTGGATATCCCCTATGAAACAGGGTATGCCTTCTACCTGGCGAAACAGCCTGATTCCACCGTTGCCGTCCTGACAGATTTGCTGAAAAAGAAGCAGGACACGCAGATATACGAAATGCTGGGCAACGCATATGATGATCTGAACCAGAACGAAAAGGCAGTGGAAGCTTACGGCAAAGGCCTGGAAATAGAACCCAAAAACGGCAGGCTGATGCTGAACATGGGCATCTTATTTCTGCGCCAGGATAGCACCAGTCGGGCCATGGACTGGTTCGAAAAAGGTATTGCTGCGAACCCGGAGTTCCCGTCCAACTATTACTGGGCAAGCAAGATCCTTGCAGCCAATGAAAAGTATATCTGGGCGCTGTTATATGGAGAAATATTCCAGCTCAACGAACCTTCGGGGAATCGAAAGAACAAGATTTCCGAGCTGATGTACAACATCTATAAAAGCCAGATTACATTGACGGATAGCGGTGCTTCAGTAAAACTGAACAGACAGCTGGTATTGAATATGGATGACCTGCTAAACAAAAAGAAGCAAAAAAACTTCAAATTGCCTTTTGAAGCCAATTATGAAATGGCGGTTTCAGTGGCTGTAGCTATTCCTGCGGCCCTAAGTGGTCAGAAAGAGATGTCGCTGGCAATGGTTGCTGAAATACGTAGCAGTTTTATCAAGTTCTATTACTCCAAAAATATGGATAAAAACTATCCCAATGCGCTGCTGGACTGGCAGAAAAAAATTGATGATGCCGGTCTTACAGAGCCTTATTCCTTCTACCTGATGCGGTACGGCAATATTGATGAGTTTAATAGCTGGGTAGCTAATGGCGGAGAGGCGAAACTGCATTCACTGGCCTCTTTTCTGCACGACAACGGCCTGGAACTCAATAGCAGCAATTACCTGCACTGGGGCATGTATCAATAA
- the coaE gene encoding dephospho-CoA kinase (Dephospho-CoA kinase (CoaE) performs the final step in coenzyme A biosynthesis.) has protein sequence MFKVGITGGIGSGKSTVSKIFELLGIPVYYADEKAKDILIRDPQLATQVKARFGEEVYFPDGTLNRKYLANIVFNDKNKLDLLNSLVHPATIRDSDNWSAQQTSPYVLKEAALLFETESFHHLDKIIGVSAPQPLRVHRVMKRDNVSRNDVLARIHKQIDETIKMRLSDYVIFNDEQHMVIPQVLELHQTLLQLAREKR, from the coding sequence ATGTTTAAGGTAGGAATTACAGGAGGTATCGGCTCCGGAAAAAGCACCGTCAGTAAGATTTTTGAACTACTGGGCATCCCAGTCTACTATGCCGACGAAAAAGCCAAAGATATCCTCATCCGCGACCCTCAGCTTGCAACGCAGGTGAAAGCCCGATTCGGGGAGGAAGTATACTTCCCTGACGGCACCCTTAACCGGAAATATCTCGCGAACATCGTCTTTAATGACAAAAATAAACTGGACCTCCTCAACTCCCTGGTACACCCTGCCACCATCCGGGATTCGGACAACTGGTCAGCGCAACAGACAAGCCCTTATGTCCTGAAAGAAGCAGCGCTCCTCTTTGAAACCGAATCTTTCCATCATCTTGATAAAATCATTGGCGTATCTGCCCCTCAGCCACTGCGGGTGCACCGCGTGATGAAACGAGACAATGTCAGCCGCAATGATGTACTGGCCAGGATACACAAACAGATAGATGAAACAATAAAAATGCGCCTGAGCGACTATGTTATCTTCAATGATGAACAACATATGGTTATCCCGCAAGTGCTGGAATTGCACCAGACCCTGTTGCAACTGGCCCGGGAGAAACGCTGA
- the yajC gene encoding preprotein translocase subunit YajC: MNMLNVLLMGAPQGGGSNPMGSFLIFGGMIVVMYFFMIRPQTKKAKQQRQFIESLKEGEKVVTIAGIHGKIKKVNDDGTLVIEVSPGTFLTMERSAISMEYTSQKNNPAAPKA, translated from the coding sequence ATGAACATGCTGAATGTTTTATTGATGGGAGCTCCCCAAGGCGGTGGAAGCAATCCTATGGGATCTTTCCTGATTTTTGGTGGTATGATCGTGGTGATGTATTTCTTCATGATCCGTCCGCAGACTAAAAAAGCTAAACAGCAGAGACAATTTATCGAAAGCCTGAAAGAAGGTGAAAAAGTTGTTACTATTGCCGGTATCCACGGTAAAATCAAAAAAGTAAACGACGACGGCACCCTGGTGATCGAAGTTAGTCCAGGTACCTTCCTGACTATGGAGCGTTCTGCTATCAGCATGGAATACACTTCTCAGAAGAATAATCCTGCTGCTCCGAAAGCATAA
- a CDS encoding DUF1573 domain-containing protein translates to MKALFYLLTCATLFLTACNGNNANKAEKDANTQKTAVTDNLGAAITFDEKVHDFGEIVQGEKVEYAFKFTNTGKGDVVILDAGSSCGCTVPEWPKDPIKPGQSAYVKVIFDSAGKEGYTQKEVTLRLNDGQGYQVGPIIRCNIIRK, encoded by the coding sequence ATGAAAGCTTTGTTTTATCTCCTTACCTGTGCAACTTTGTTCTTAACTGCCTGTAATGGCAATAACGCCAATAAAGCAGAAAAGGACGCCAATACGCAAAAGACGGCTGTCACCGATAACCTGGGCGCGGCCATCACCTTTGATGAAAAGGTCCATGACTTCGGGGAAATTGTACAGGGAGAAAAAGTGGAGTACGCCTTTAAGTTTACCAACACGGGCAAAGGTGATGTAGTGATTCTTGACGCAGGGTCCAGCTGTGGCTGTACCGTTCCTGAATGGCCTAAAGACCCGATCAAACCCGGTCAGTCGGCCTACGTAAAAGTAATCTTCGACAGCGCAGGCAAAGAAGGTTACACGCAAAAGGAAGTTACCCTGAGACTCAATGACGGTCAGGGTTACCAGGTAGGTCCGATTATCCGCTGCAATATTATCAGGAAGTAA
- the nusB gene encoding transcription antitermination factor NusB, producing the protein MQTLYALETMEQSSIKPGTATRLLNEKLDQTCQIFTYLLYSVVRVAQYAETDAQARASKHLPSAEDLQVNTKIAGNEFIYQIINDKGFQVNLEQWKMKHLVDEELIRRLYNLLTATDEYKAYIADEQRKKSAEKEILEFIYKEILAKNELFLQHMEDTFLHWGDDEDMMGILIGNYFNKPHLFNFLQLISKEKLDYAKELLLTVIDKKEYCLELIKPKLQNWDPERIAAVDMLLMEMGVCEFLYFPTIPTKVTINEYIDLAKAYSTPQSGQFINGILDNILKDLEKEQLVKKQDRPKK; encoded by the coding sequence ATGCAGACACTTTACGCCCTGGAAACGATGGAGCAAAGCAGTATTAAGCCGGGTACGGCTACCAGACTTTTAAACGAAAAGCTGGATCAGACCTGCCAGATCTTTACTTATTTACTTTATTCAGTAGTTCGGGTGGCACAGTACGCAGAGACTGATGCGCAGGCCAGAGCTTCCAAACACTTACCCTCCGCCGAGGACCTGCAGGTGAATACAAAAATTGCAGGAAATGAATTCATTTATCAGATTATTAACGACAAAGGCTTTCAGGTAAACCTGGAGCAGTGGAAAATGAAGCACCTCGTTGATGAGGAACTGATCCGCAGACTCTACAATCTACTGACTGCCACTGATGAATATAAAGCCTATATTGCAGATGAACAGCGTAAGAAATCTGCAGAAAAAGAAATACTGGAGTTCATCTATAAAGAAATACTGGCTAAAAATGAACTGTTCCTCCAGCATATGGAAGATACCTTCCTCCACTGGGGCGACGACGAGGATATGATGGGCATCCTCATCGGTAACTATTTCAACAAACCGCATCTGTTCAACTTCCTGCAGCTGATCAGCAAAGAAAAGCTGGACTATGCAAAAGAATTACTGTTGACAGTTATCGATAAAAAAGAATACTGCCTGGAACTCATTAAACCTAAATTACAAAACTGGGATCCGGAACGTATAGCCGCTGTTGATATGCTACTGATGGAAATGGGCGTTTGTGAATTCCTCTATTTCCCTACCATCCCGACCAAGGTGACTATCAATGAATACATTGACCTGGCAAAAGCCTATAGTACACCACAAAGCGGCCAGTTTATCAATGGTATCCTGGATAATATCCTGAAAGATCTGGAAAAAGAACAACTGGTAAAAAAACAGGATCGTCCTAAAAAATAA
- the groES gene encoding co-chaperone GroES, whose translation MAKKLSIKPLADRVIVKPAAAEEKTAGGIIIPDTAKEKPQKGTVVAAGPGKKDEPVTVKVGDTVLYGKYSGTEISIEGDDYLIMRESDILAVV comes from the coding sequence ATGGCTAAAAAATTAAGTATTAAACCTTTAGCTGACAGGGTGATTGTGAAACCTGCAGCAGCAGAAGAGAAAACAGCTGGTGGTATCATTATCCCTGATACTGCAAAAGAAAAGCCTCAGAAAGGCACTGTTGTAGCCGCTGGACCTGGCAAAAAAGATGAGCCGGTAACTGTAAAGGTGGGAGATACCGTTCTGTACGGTAAATACTCCGGTACTGAGATCAGCATCGAAGGTGATGACTACTTAATCATGCGTGAATCTGACATCCTGGCTGTAGTTTAA